Genomic segment of Thermodesulfobacteriota bacterium:
GGGCACGCCCCGCACGGCCACGAAGGCGGCCGTGGGGAACCGCCCCGGGGCCAGATCCGCCGGCCCCGAAACCTCCGCAGGCGTCCGGGGCCCCAGGTCGTAGCGCAGCTCGGGGATCTGCAAGAGGGCAAACAGGGCCACGAAGGCGAGGAAGGCCGCTTTGGCAAGGCCGAGCCAGAAGCGCGCGCGCAGCAGGAACATGGCCCCCTCAGTCGTAGAAGTAGCCGAGCAGGACGAGCGCCAAGACAAACGCCGTGGACGCGAGCCCGATGCCCACCCACGTCCACACCACCCCCACCGCCCAGCGGGGATCCTCGGAAGCCTCCCGCAGGGGGTAGACCGCGAGCTCCTGCTCCTCGGGCGAGAGCTCGGGCTCCTGGGTCTTCTCGTCGCTCCCCGTCATCTGCCCTCTCTCCGTCTCAGGACGCCCGGCAGGCCGTGCACCCTTCCTCCGAACGCGCCACCCGGAATCGCCATTACCATCGCTATCACCGCCGGTAGCGGATCCAACCTCGCCGGCGGGTCAGTACGGGTCTCCCGACCGCAGGTGCTCCACGATGGTGCGGGCCTCGTCATGGGACAAGCGCAGGCCGTAGGCCCGCATCTGGTCCACGATGAGCTCCCAGTTTTCCAGCCGGTAGTTTCGCACCCTCTCCAGGGTGTGGCACCCGATGCACTTCTGGCGGATGAGCTGGACCCCCGGCGGGGGGGCTTCGGCCGCCTCCGGCACGGGGGGCAGCGTAGCCGGGTCGGTCCCCACCATCAGGTAGGGTGCGCGCTGGGCGGGGACGTACACCTCGTCGTAGTGGCTGACCCGGCTGACGAACCGGGGCCGGGAGGCTTCCCGCACGTACCCCCCCAGGAGCACGGTGGCGGCGGCCAGGGTCCCCACCGCCACGAAGAGGGCCCGGGGCGACTCCTGGTGGCGGCGCAGAAGGTGGCGGGCCAGCAGCGCGGCGCCCAGGCCCACTGCGAGCATCCACCAGAAGAAGGCCCAGGTCATGATCATGCCCATGGCCAGGTAGAAGAGCACGTAGAAGCTTCCCACGGCAGCCACCAGCACGGCGGGCACGGGAAACGGCGCGTCCTCGCCCCGGGTGCGGAAGAAGTACCCCAGGCTCAGGCCGAGCATGGCGGCCACCAGCACCTGCTTGGTCCACCACCAGTCGATGCCCCCCGCCACCACGTCGTCCTTGCCCCACATCAGGTTCACGAAGGCCTCGTTGGCGTGGTACTTGAGCACGTGGGAGTAGAAGTACCCGATGATCGGCAGGGACAGGAACGCCACGAACCCCACGTAGAAGGCCAGGCGCCCCGCGTCCTCGTGCTGGCGGCGCACCGCGCCGGAGGTCGCGCGGTAGAGCGAGAGCCCGCACAAGCCCGCCACCACGAAGCCCCCGTAGGAGACGTTGGCCAGGGCCCGGTGGAAGGTGAGCATGAGGAACGACGGGTTGTAGAAGGCCTGGCGGTCCCACCCCAGGATGCCCCGGGCCAGGTCCACCTGGGCCTCGCCCACCCCCGGGGTGAGCATGAAGCTCCCGAGCCCGTTGATGATGTAGAACTGGAGGAGGAACATGGGCGTCATCAGGGCGCCCATGAAGATGTGCAGCTTCTTGTGCCCCCACAGGTGGTCCCAGAAGAAGTAGTGCAGGGTGAGCGTAGTGGCCAGGAGGAAGAAGAGGAACTCCTCCACGATGAGGGGCCAGAAGAAGTGGTTGAAGAGCTGGCTCCAGAACTGGGGGTAGAGCCCCGAGAGGCCGAAGATCAGCCCGATGGCCACGATGGTGCCGATATTGTAGATGCACACGTGGTAGAGCTGCACCCGTTTGGCCAGCAGGTCGTACCCCCGGTCGCGCCGCAGGTAGCCCACGATCTGGGCCACGGTCACCACGAACGCAAACCCGATGGCCAGGGAGGCCACCGCCACGTGGAAGAGGCCCGTAAAGCCGATGAACCACTTGGCACCGAGGGCGGGGAACTCGATGTGGGGGCTCATCGGATCGTCTTCCTTAGGTACGCGGCGATGCGGGCCGCCTCCTCGTCGCTGAGTTCCGCCCCCGGGCGCCGGCGCTCGATCTCCACCCGGGCCTCCCAGTCCTGGGGGCCCGAGCGCCGGAAGTCCGCCGGGGTGACGTGGCAGCCCAGGCACCGCTGGTAGAGCAGGTAGCGGTCGGCCTCCCGGGGCAGCACCTCCGGCTTGACGATCTCCCCGTACACGGTGTCGGGGCTCTTGCTGCGCTCCCGCACGAACCCCCCGATCAGGAAGGCGCAAAAGGCCGCCGAGCCCACGGTGAACAGCGCCCAGCGCCACCCGGGGGCGTCGGGGCGCAGCCGCCCGCGAAAGATCCAGAGGAGCGCCGCAAAGCCCAGGATGAAGACCGGCCACCCGAGCCTCCAGGCCGCCCCGCCGGGCAGCCAGCGCACGGGGGGGTGCCACTGGAACACGAAGACGAGGCTCGCGAGCCCCAGGGTTACCGCGGCCAGGAGCACCGGGCGGCGGTGGCGGGCGAACAGATAGGCGGCCCCCAGGGCGACCAGCAGGGCCACGAAGCCCATCTTGATGGCGAAGTGGGGTGCCACGTGCCCGCCCATGATGGCTCGGAACGCCACGGGGGCGTGGTCGCGCACCGCCCCGGCGTAGCCCCACCCGAGAAACGGCATGGCGAAGAAGGCCAGGAACCCCACGGCAAAGGTCACGTCCGCGGCCCACCCGAAGTAGGCCTTCTCCCCCGCGTCCTTCGCCCGGTAGTGCTTGAGCGCGAAGATGCCGCCGGTGAGCAGCATGGCCCAGCTGATGTTCCCGAAGAACCGGTGGAAGAAGA
This window contains:
- a CDS encoding cytochrome ubiquinol oxidase subunit I; this encodes MSPHIEFPALGAKWFIGFTGLFHVAVASLAIGFAFVVTVAQIVGYLRRDRGYDLLAKRVQLYHVCIYNIGTIVAIGLIFGLSGLYPQFWSQLFNHFFWPLIVEEFLFFLLATTLTLHYFFWDHLWGHKKLHIFMGALMTPMFLLQFYIINGLGSFMLTPGVGEAQVDLARGILGWDRQAFYNPSFLMLTFHRALANVSYGGFVVAGLCGLSLYRATSGAVRRQHEDAGRLAFYVGFVAFLSLPIIGYFYSHVLKYHANEAFVNLMWGKDDVVAGGIDWWWTKQVLVAAMLGLSLGYFFRTRGEDAPFPVPAVLVAAVGSFYVLFYLAMGMIMTWAFFWWMLAVGLGAALLARHLLRRHQESPRALFVAVGTLAAATVLLGGYVREASRPRFVSRVSHYDEVYVPAQRAPYLMVGTDPATLPPVPEAAEAPPPGVQLIRQKCIGCHTLERVRNYRLENWELIVDQMRAYGLRLSHDEARTIVEHLRSGDPY
- a CDS encoding cytochrome ubiquinol oxidase subunit I — protein: MDLPLIEPPVFPRWVWMEEIAYSHIVIATLITAYMVLAPAFEYVGYRRNDPRYDRLARSFIWFSLVLFSPGAALGTGIPMWIMGTYPEFWSRWSNLFFWPLIAQFVFFLGEVVFLFFFYYLAWDYLKDRKRLHIFFGCVAALFGLAVQVVWDGLGSYMLTPSVPLPAVNDPVAWSAAAFFNPSFPYLFFHRFFGNISWAMLLTGGIFALKHYRAKDAGEKAYFGWAADVTFAVGFLAFFAMPFLGWGYAGAVRDHAPVAFRAIMGGHVAPHFAIKMGFVALLVALGAAYLFARHRRPVLLAAVTLGLASLVFVFQWHPPVRWLPGGAAWRLGWPVFILGFAALLWIFRGRLRPDAPGWRWALFTVGSAAFCAFLIGGFVRERSKSPDTVYGEIVKPEVLPREADRYLLYQRCLGCHVTPADFRRSGPQDWEARVEIERRRPGAELSDEEAARIAAYLRKTIR